A window from Mya arenaria isolate MELC-2E11 chromosome 9, ASM2691426v1 encodes these proteins:
- the LOC128245675 gene encoding heat shock 70 kDa protein 12B-like: MSDTNIKEIIVAAIDFGTTFSGYAYSWRDEYVRDPLKIYSNRWVGEGPPQAPTVVLFSNDKMESYFGFEAEKKYADLTDKDEHENWRYFRRFKMDLHRTKKLTRTMTIEDEQGRKMPAVEVFAAAIRHLKKHFMEQAENRIKLQENEIRWVITVPAIWNDDAKEFMVEAAKMAGIREDKLSLAYEPEAAAIYCKQIRLAKLREQGKDATIQPFPPGFKFLVLDLGGGTVDITAHEVQRDDTLQALMEPSGGKWGGTLVDDGFLETFEGLFGKEFMTGLKKDIENAESKRELDNEIESKKKTIVGKSNPKADCVISMKLPFAMMAKTKSAQFKSALKGKQIEHKRDKIQIHNSILLTAFETSVSKIVAHLEMLLRKPELKRLDAIVMAGGFSESKVVQEEVKGVLKKYPRIELIIPEDGGLAIVQGAVSYGFNPRIISTRRSRYSYGISTSVPFDIRIHPVVHRVKSRDGSYRCEDIFKVFVKKGEKVIPGQTTASYEFYPSQSAREHQTIEVYKSEADDPPMLITECQKVGFMRFTMPNSYITGKTVSVQMKFGGTQVKVTADVNGLRGNEPMEASFEWL; encoded by the exons atgaGCGATAcgaatataaaagaaataattgttgCGGCGATAGATTTTGGAACGACATTTTCTGGATACGCCTACTCTTGGAGGGATGAGTACGTACGAGATCCACTGAAG ATCTATTCAAATCGATGGGTTGGCGAGGGACCTCCGCAGGCTCCTACCGTAGTATTGTTCAGCAATGATAAAATGGAATCTTACTTTGGATTTGAG GCGGAAAAGAAATACGCTGATCTTACAGATAAAGACGAGCATGAAAACTGGCGATATTTTCGAAGGTTCAAAATGGATCTTCATAGAACGAAG AAACTCACACGGACCATGACAATAGAAGATGAACAAGGGAGAAAGATGCCTGCGGTGGAAGTTTTTGCCGCTGCCATTAgacatttgaagaaacattttatgGAGCAGGCTGAGAATAGGATTAAACTCCAGGAGAATGAAATTCGATGGGTGATTACTGTCCCTGCTATCTGGAATGATGATGCCAAAGAATTCATGGTAGAGGCGGCAAAAATG GCTGGAATAAGAGAAGATAAATTATCACTTGCATACGAGCCGGAGGCTGCGGCTATCTACTGCAAACAAATAAGACTCGCAAAGCTTAGAGAACAGGGAAAAGATGCAACAATTCAACCGTTTCCGCCGGGATTTAAGTTTCTTGTTCTAGATCTAGGAG GAGGAACTGTTGACATTACCGCACATGAAGTGCAAAGAGACGACACCCTGCAGGCACTTATGGAACCTTCAGGTGGGAAATGGGGTGGTACTCTTGTCGATGACGGATTTTTAGAAACATTCGAAGGGCTATTTGGAAAGGAATTTATGACAGGCCTAAAGAAAGACATTGAAAACGCCGAATCAAAACGCGAACTTGATAACGAAATTGAAAGCAAGAAGAAAACTATTGTTGGAAAAAGTAATCCAAAGGCTGATTGCgtaatttcaatgaaactaCCATTCGCAATGATGGCAAAAACAAAATCTGCTCAGTTTAAAAGCGCCCTGAAGGGCAAACAAATCGAACATAAAAGAGATAAAATTCAAATTCACAATTCAATTTTGTTGACGGCTTTTGAAACTTCAGTTTCAAAAATAGTAGCACATCTTGAAATGTTGCTGAGAAAACCCGAATTGAAACGTTTGGATGCTATTGTAATGGCGGGTGGATTTTCGGAGTCCAAAGTAGTTCAAGAAGAAGTCAAGGgcgttttaaagaaatacccGAGGATAGAGTTGATAATTCCGGAGGATGGGGGACTCGCGATCGTGCAAG GAGCTGTGTCATATGGTTTCAACCCAAGGATTATTTCGACCCGCAGATCAAGATACTCGTATG GAATTAGTACATCGGTTCCATTTGATATCAGAATTCATCCAGTAGTACATCGTGTCAAATCAAGAGACGGATCCTACAGATGTGAAGACATATTCAAGGTGTTCGTAAAAAAGGGTGAAAAAGTGATCCCTGGACAGACAACAGCTAGTTACGAATTCTACCCCTCCCAGTCCGCACGAGAACACCAAACGATTGAGGTATACAAGTCTGAAGCAGATGATCCACCGATGCTTATTACCGAGTGTCAGAAAGTAGGCTTCATGCGTTTCACCATGCCAAATAGTTATATAACCGGAAAGACTGTCTCAGTGCAAATGAAGTTCGGCGGTACACAGGTGAAAGTCACCGCAGACGTCAACGGTTTACGTGGTAATGAACCTATGGAAGCCTCTTTTGAGTGGTTATAA
- the LOC128203479 gene encoding beta-1,3-galactosyl-O-glycosyl-glycoprotein beta-1,6-N-acetylglucosaminyltransferase-like: MRKRRRRIINSSIFALICILMYFKLIRPSMTMVSETYGSLKTSFRENNSEISIKVNASDNDKRNFQSNDELTIDEYRRFLDNILQVKDPDNRIDLTMFDVHVRKNIEVYDLHKLRKKVVWNENMKTINESISMRHIIVGVYKRTRSWTNSVNCSKIILSGDPQEILYSYSVMLKSLKKHNRRDRMKKVERCNYFIRSRLYIMHPLTQKEMDFPLAFSLVVYRDIDQIERLLRAVYRPQNIYCVHIDIKMDLTKRKILENIANCFDNVFIASVSYNVTWGTFSVLQTELQCMKELWRYTKWKYFINLTGQEFPLKTNRELVEILDSMKGANVVEGTWISARSKDFYRWTKAKVPPPHKIRPIKGSVHVAINRHMVDFVLHDSRSRDFQKWLQNTDIPDETFFASLNCNKHLGINGSFAGDSGESATRPLITRYKVWQKRTGTQDGVCSGKFVRGVCVLGIGDLNRAYQSAGMFANKFHQDVEYLSFNCLEEFMHEKTWQQYLHNVTIDTSYYRHLDYVKHRLIV; this comes from the exons ATGCGTAAAAGGAGACGACGTATAATAAATTCATCAATCTTTGCCTTAATTTGTATCttgatgtattttaaacttataaGGCCTAGCATGACCATGGTATCGGAGACGTATGGTTCATTAAAGACTTCATTTCGAGAAAATAACAGCGAAATATCAATCAAAGTAAATGCTTCTGATAATGACAAACGAAATTTTCAGTCAAATGATGAACTTACAATAGATGAATATCGGCGGTTTTTGGATAATATTCTGCAAGTAAAAGACCCTGACAACAGAATAGATTTGACAATGTTTGATGTCCATGTTCGGAAAAATATAGAAGTTTACGACCTTCACAAACTCCGAAAAAAAGTTGTGtggaatgaaaatatgaaaactataAATGAATCGATTAGTATGCGACACATTATAGTCGGCGTTTATAAACGTACACGTTCATGGACAAACAGTGTTAACTGctctaaaattattttgagtgGTGACCCTCAAGAAATATTGTACTCGTACAGTGTAATGTTGAAATCCTTAAAGAAACATAACCGCCGTGACAGGATGAAGAAAGTAGAAAGAtgcaattattttattcgaAGCCGTTTATACATAATGCATCCTTTGACGCAGAAAGAAATGGACTTCCCTCTTGCATTTTCGTTAGTTGTGTACAGAGATATAGACCAGATTGAGCGATTATTACGAGCTGTTTACAGGCCCCAAAATATTTACTGCGTACATATCGACATAAAGATGGATTTGACAAAGAGGAAAATTCTGGAAAATATAGCGAACTGCTTCGACAATGTGTTCATAGCGTCTGTGTCCTACAACGTAACGTGGGGGACATTTTCTGTTCTTCAAACAGAGTTACAGTGTATGAAAGAGCTATGGAGGTATACGAAATGGAAGTATTTTATAAACCTGACTGGTCAGGAATTTCCATTAAAAACGAATAGAGAACTTGTGGAGATATTGGATTCCATGAAAGGAGCAAATGTGGTAGAGGGAACGTGGATAAG CGCACGGTCAAAGGACTTTTACCGATGGACAAAGGCAAAGGTACCGCCTCCTCACAAAATTAGACCTATCAAAGGCTCCGTCCATGTTGCAATAAACAGACACATGGTAGATTTTGTTCTCCATGATTCAAGGTCACGTGACTTCCAGAAATGGCTCCAAAATACAGACATACCTGATGAAACGTTCTTTGCGTCGCTGAATTGCAACAAACACCTTGGGATAAATGGATCATTTGCAG GTGATTCCGGGGAGTCGGCAACCAGACCTTTGATAACGAGATATAAAGTTTGGCAGAAGAGAACTGGGACTCAGGATGGCGTGTGCTCGGGTAAATTTGTCCGCGGAGTGTGTGTTCTAGGGATAGGAGATCTCAACAG GGCTTACCAAAGTGCTGGAATGTTTGCTAACAAGTTTCACCAAGACGTCGAGTACCTTTCGTTCAACTGCCTGGAGGAATTTATGCACGAGAAGACATGGCAACAATATCTACACAACGTTACAATAGATACGTCCTACTACCGCCACCTGGATTACGTGAAACACAGGCTTATTGTTTGA